The DNA segment ACTAGATGAAATATATTACAAGTATGCGGATGATGTCTTTAAATATCTGATGTGTCTTTGCCATAATGCGGACCTAGCAGAAGAACTTACACAAGAAACTTTTTTTCAAGCGGTGAAATCAATAGATAGATATAACGGCGAATGTAAAATGTCAGTTTGGCTTTGTCAAATTGCGAAGCATTCCTATTATAAATACCTTGAAAAAAATAAACGGCAACGAAATGAAATTTTTCCAGACGATTCTTTACATACTTCTCCTGAAGCTGAATTCATTCATTCGGAAGACAAAATTGCTCTATACCGAATCATACACCTGCTTGAAGAACCGTATAAAGAGGTGCTACTGCTTCGGATTTTAGGCGGTCTTAGTTTTAAAGAAATAGGAGAAATTCAGCTGAAGAATGAAAACTGGGCTAGAGTGACGTTTTATCGAGCCAAAATGAAATTAAAGGAAAGGGGTAAGATGGGGAATGAACAATAAGTGTCATATTGTAAGAGATTTACTACCCTCCTATATAGACGATCTGTGTAGTAAAGAAAGTCGACAGTTTATTGAGGAACATGTTGCTTCATGTAGTACATGCAGGAATGTACTACATACCATGGAACATAATGTGGAAGTTTCTGAGGGAATCGAACAAACGAAGAGGCTGGAAGCGAAGAAACCATTCAAAAAAGTAGCTGAATTTTTCAATGCACAGAGGAGGCTTACTAAATATATCCTTATAACTGCACTCATTTCATTGGGGTTAGGAATCTGTTTTCTTGCCAATTCGATGGTGAAACTGAATGAATATAAGAATGAAGTAAATAAGCTTGAAATGGTCGATCATGAAAAGGAAGACATCATGAAGGATGTATTCCATGTACTCGGCGCTTCTAGTGAAGTGACGGAACAAGAAGAAGAACAACTTCTCAAAGTATTTGAAAAGTATAAGGAAAAACTACACTTATTAGCGGTTTTCCCTGCAGCCGATGTAGAAGATTGGGTAAAAGAAAACCCTTCTGTTAAAAAGGAACCTACAACCATATATCCAATTGAATATAATAAAGCTGCCGCTGTTATTGGAAGCGAGGGCATTTTTGGACGTAATAAACAAATTATTCCTAGTCAATATGATTTAGGAACAGTGGCTATGGCGAATTCAAAGTGGGTGATTCAATATGAATACAAAAGTTCTTATGAAAAGACTGTGGAGAGGCACCATCAGTTGAAATACTATGGACAAAGCGTTTGGAGCTTTTTCCAGTTGCCTATTCTTTTATTTGCTATCTTTAGCGTTCTATTGATTGTCTGGTTGTTCCTAAAAAAACATAACAAACATCTAAAAGATGTAATGGGGTAAAGTAAGGTAAGACCGCTCAAAATGGGCGGTTTTTTTTCATGATATTGGTTATTTTAAAAAAATAGTGAAAAAGAGGTTGAGGTGATATCGGTTATGAAATCAAAGAGGCACTCAAAATTTAATCTACTAATAATATTGGTTCCATGGTTATCGTTGTTATTTATAGGAAAACGTAGTCTCAAAAGCTTTTCTTTTGCTGGCATTTTTATTGTTATTTTTGAGATTATCAACCACTTGTATGGACACAAAAAGAGATGGTGGAAGTTTTACGATAAGCCAAAATCTTTTATTAAAGATGAACTTCCCTTTAGTGTGGGCCCTTATATGCCTCTTTCCATGTGGTTGCTTAAACTTTCGTATGGTAACTTTAAAAAGTTTGTGTTCCTTAATTTGATCTCTGATGGACTCTTTGCTTTTGTCTTTATGGATGTTCTAAAAAAATGTAAAATCATCCGTCTAAATCGCTTAAGTCGTTTTCAATTTTTCATCTACATACACTATAAAGCGTATTTATTATATGGGGTTCAGTATTTATTTGAGAAAATAAAAAAGAGTTGAGGAACGAACAGAACCAGGAAAAAAGGTACACTACGTGTATACCTTTTTGCGTTCTCTGATATTTTATCGATTCATCGCTTTTTGAATCTCTGGATGATTCATGAGGATTTCATTGCCATAATAATAACTTAGAGACAAAGCAAGGACGAGACCTATATAGATGAGAAATAATTTCGCTTTTGTTTTTTTATCAGTTTTATAATAGGTTTCGGTAATCTTAACCTCTTTTTTATACTCGGCTAGTTTTTCTTCTAAGCTGCCGATTAACCCCTCAATCACTTGTTGATTGTCAGCCCCGGCTTCCTCATTCACAGAATAGGTCCCCGTTAATTGTTGCAGATAGAGCTCCCTTTTCATTTTTTCAATTTCCACATTTAATGAGCGGAGTACTTCTGAAATTTCAAGGTTCTTAATGCTCCATCTAAGCTTTTTAACTGTTTCCTGGACCGAATCCAGATGATGTGATTCATGCTTTAATTTTTCTATTGCGGACTCCAGTTCTTGTATTTCTAATTTATGTGCCTGTAGATTCTTTTGTTTCTTATATAATTTGTACCATTCAGTTGACCCCAAAACGACGATCAGGAACCCTATAAAGCTTAGATTCATGACTGAATAAGTGAGTAATAGGATAATTCCTAATCCCCATAGCTTCGTGCTGATTCCAGCTGCAATCCTTCCACCATCCAAGGGGGTAATCGGGATTAAGTTAAATAAATTTACCATCCCGCCTAAAATAATTAGAAGAGCCCAGAATGGTTCATGTGTAAAAATATACAATGGAATGGCAGGCAAAAAGGATAGTAGTCCAAATAAAGGGCCCATATACGCAATAAAACCTTCGTCTTTTGCATTCTTAGGCATTTCCTTCAAGCCGATGACCGCACCAACAAACGGGATAAATAATGCGGGGCTAACTGGCAGTTTGATCCGCTTTGCCGCATACAGATGGCCCATTTCGTGAACAAACAATAAATAGACGAGGGCTACTGCAAACTTCCATCCGAAAATAAGTGCGTAGGTTCCGAGATAAATAAACATGCTTACAAGTGTTTGTAGTTTAAGTATCTTAAAAATAACTAAAAGATATTTAAATTTACCCAATAATAGAGCGCCTATGGTACCTATTACTCCCCAAGTGGTTTTCTTGCTGCCCGTGACTATCTTTTTCTCCACGCAAACATCCCCTAAAAACAAAGTCGTATGTCTATTATACAAGAAATAAATGGAAAATGTATTTTAAAAAAGGTTTAATAATAATGGAAGGTTTGAGACTTAAATGAAAATGGTTAAGATATTTTTAATATGATAGGTAGGAAGGATGATTTAGTTGAACAATCTAACGAAGTTTAAAATAGGTAAGCCGGCATATGAAGTTTTTGAAGCCTTCGTCGACCCTTCGAAAATCGGGAACTTTTGGTTTTCCTCCAGTTCTGAAAGATGGGAAGAAGGCAAGGCCATTACATTGAGATATGATGAGTACAATGCTGAAGTTGTTATTAAAGTATTGGAAGTCGTAGAAAATAAGAAGATCGTGTTCTCGTGGGGTGAAGCAGAGGAAGCCCATATTGTAAGAATAACACTAAAAGAGAGTGAGAATAGGAGTACGATTATTGAGGTGAATGAGGAAGGATTTAATGAAGCAGAGGATGAGTTTATTCATCATTTGATAGACAACAAAGAAGGATGGGTCTATATGTTAAGTTGCTTAAAGGCCTATTTAGAATTTGGTGTGACCAAATTGAGAGCTGGGCTCGTGAAAGAGTAACCCATTAATGAAAGCTGCTATTTTTAGCGGCTTTTTCTATTTGTATGAAAAATTCTTTTTGTATCAACCTCATTATTTGAGGAAATATATAAAATATAGAAAATCGGTGTTGAGGATGATAATGAATGGTCGAACATGTAACCAAGTTAACGTCAGCAGAATTATCGATGTTGTGGAGTACATATATTGGTGACACGATGTCTATTTGTGTGATGAAGCATTTTTTACAAACCTGCGAAGATCAGGATGTAAAGCCAGTTATTAAACTGGCACTCAGCTATTCCTACGACCATGTGACTCAAGTTTCCGATCTATTTACAAAGGAAGGAATTCCCGTTCCTAATGGATTTGGAGAACAAGATGTGAACATGCAGGCAAAGAAGCTTTTTTCCGATGTTACCTACATGCGTTATTTGCAACATATGGGGAGAACCGGATTGAATTCATACAGCTTAGCGAAGTCGGTTTCCGCGCGGAAAGATGTCCGTGCCTTGTTCAAACAGTTTTACAGTCAAACTGAAACGTTGTATGACCGTAATGCAGAGCTCATGCAGGAAAAAGGAGTCTTTATTCGAGCACCTTATATTTCTTATCCGGATAAGATAGAGTATGTGACGGATAGAAAATTTCTTGGGGGATTGATAGGTGCTCCCCGGCCACTTCTTGGAGTAGAAATTGCTCATTTAGGAGTAAATATCGAGGTGGCGAATGTAGCAAAAACAATGCTTTTAGGTTTTAGCCAGATAGCTCAGTCCAAAAAAATGAGCGACTACTTTAAAGAGGGTTACGATTTAGGAAAGAAGATGGTGGAGGATTTTATGATTAAACTAAAGGAAGATGACAACTCCTATCCATCCACATGGGATTCAACGATCACAAACAGTACAGAGGCACCATTTTCTGATAAATTAATGTTATTTCATACGAATGCTCAAAGTGCGATTGGTCTTGGCGATTTTGGACTGGCCATTGCTTCATCCTTTCGAAAGGATTTAATCCTAAGCTATGAAGGGTTTATCCTTAAGGTAGGGGCCTATGCGAAAAAAGGTGCAAACCTCTTAATTGATCATGGATGGTTTGAAAAACCACCACAATCGATTGATAGAGAATCGATCAGAAATCAAAACAAATAATCTCCATAAGGGGCGATGCTTCCATTGCGAAGGTCGCTTTTTTCTTAGGTGCGAACTCGAGGGGGACCTGAACCAATTGAAAATTAATCAAAGCTGGGAGAAAGTCTAGTCACATTCGATTACCACTCATATTCTATACAAGCCAAAACATTTGGACGAGTCATTGTTATAGAAAGGTAAAGGGGTGCTTTATGTTTGGACATAGTTTGGATGAACAGTTACAAACAAGGATAGATTCCATCTTCAAATCATTGGAGTCTTTAGAGAAATTATCCCAAGATGTTAAGAACGTGAATAATAAATTTAAATGGTCAAAGAGTATTAGACAAGAAAGTGCAAAAAAATATCTTGATCGTGAGTCATTAAGCAGTGACGATATTGAGGTTAGCATAATTATCCCTTCCCAAAACAAGTATCCACTAAATTTATTTACCCTCTACTCACTCGAATATCAAACCTTTGATCTATCTAAAATGGAAGTGATTCTTATTGATGATGCTTCTAAGGATGAAACTGAAGAAAAACTAAAAGATTATCACCCCCCTTATCATTTTAAGTATATTCGCAGTACAGAAAGGCTTGGTAGAGCTAGAGTCAGAAATGTGGGCATTCAAAGTGCAAGAGGCAGTGTTCTTATTTTCCTCGATGCAGAAATGATGACGGAGCCTAACTTCGTTGAAAATCATTATATAAACCATCAAACACAAAACAACCTAATTTTATCGGGTGCTCTTTATTTGAGGGCAGTATATTCATGTATTTTCCCTACCTTTTCCGAACAACAAATGAACAAAATTGCAGACGTAACCAAACAAAATCAAGAACTATATTCAAGGTATAAACAATGTAAATTCCCGCTTGATCACCCGTATCCATTAATAGATAAAAGGGATATAGCCCAAAATGGTTTCAAAGAGCTATCATTCAATGCATACCCTTGGTACCAACAAATAGTAAGGAACTTTAATGAGGAATTAGAAGGGTTTGCTTTTCCTTGGATGGCCTTGCTAACAGGGAATATGTCGATCCGTAGGGAATTAATCATACAAGCTGGCTTGTTTGATGAGGAGTTTTACCATTACGGATATGAAGATTGGGAATTAGGATACCGATTATATCTAATGGGAGCTCAATATAAAATCAGTAATGAAATTGTCACATACCACCAGGAACATCCGGTGGAGGAAAACAAATGGAAAGAGGCTGTAGGCAACTTCGGTTTATTTACGATCAAACATCATGATGTGGATGTACTGATCTTAGGATTAGAGCTTGCTAGAATGACAGATTTACTGACTATGAGTCATATTTTAAAGGAATATAAATTACTACTACAATCCAATCCTACTCACTTTCAAAGCTTCAGTGAAAAATTCATTTGTATCCTCGAAACCATTGTCCTTCTTCTTGAGGTTGATATTCGTCACTTTAATCTCTTAGGTGCAGCAGGCTTTAGCTCAAAAGCGAAAAGTGATTTGAAAAATGATATGAAACAAATAAATAAACTAAAAAAATATCCTAATTTAACGGAATTTTTAGACAAGGTTTTGAACGCATAGTAATGGGAGGAGTAGGAAAGTGGTATCCATTATAACTTGTACAATCAGAGAAGAGTTCATGGATAATGTGTTTAATAATTATCAGCAACAAACGTGGAAGGATAAAGAGCTGATCATTATTTTGAATAAAGATTCGATGGACATGGACAGATGGATTCATAAGGCCATGGACTATCCGAATGTCAGAGTCTATCAATTACATGAAAAAGCAACCCTAGGCGATTGTTTGAATTATGGGGTTTTACTAGCTAATGATGATATCATTGCTAAATTTGACGATGATGACTATTATGGTCCTGATTATATTACGAATTCTATGCCGGCATTTAGAGATAAGAACGTTTCTATTGTTGGTAAAAGCGCATGCTTTATCTATTTTAAAAATAAGAAAGCACTCATACATGTGAATGGAAATGAGAATACTTTGACCGACTCTGTGGCGGGTGCGACCTTAATGTTTAGAAAAGAAATATTTTATTTTATTCGTTTTGAAAAAGTGAATCGTGCCGAAGATTACT comes from the Neobacillus sp. PS2-9 genome and includes:
- a CDS encoding sigma-70 family RNA polymerase sigma factor: MGELDEIYYKYADDVFKYLMCLCHNADLAEELTQETFFQAVKSIDRYNGECKMSVWLCQIAKHSYYKYLEKNKRQRNEIFPDDSLHTSPEAEFIHSEDKIALYRIIHLLEEPYKEVLLLRILGGLSFKEIGEIQLKNENWARVTFYRAKMKLKERGKMGNEQ
- a CDS encoding zf-HC2 domain-containing protein; protein product: MNNKCHIVRDLLPSYIDDLCSKESRQFIEEHVASCSTCRNVLHTMEHNVEVSEGIEQTKRLEAKKPFKKVAEFFNAQRRLTKYILITALISLGLGICFLANSMVKLNEYKNEVNKLEMVDHEKEDIMKDVFHVLGASSEVTEQEEEQLLKVFEKYKEKLHLLAVFPAADVEDWVKENPSVKKEPTTIYPIEYNKAAAVIGSEGIFGRNKQIIPSQYDLGTVAMANSKWVIQYEYKSSYEKTVERHHQLKYYGQSVWSFFQLPILLFAIFSVLLIVWLFLKKHNKHLKDVMG
- a CDS encoding site-2 protease family protein; protein product: MEKKIVTGSKKTTWGVIGTIGALLLGKFKYLLVIFKILKLQTLVSMFIYLGTYALIFGWKFAVALVYLLFVHEMGHLYAAKRIKLPVSPALFIPFVGAVIGLKEMPKNAKDEGFIAYMGPLFGLLSFLPAIPLYIFTHEPFWALLIILGGMVNLFNLIPITPLDGGRIAAGISTKLWGLGIILLLTYSVMNLSFIGFLIVVLGSTEWYKLYKKQKNLQAHKLEIQELESAIEKLKHESHHLDSVQETVKKLRWSIKNLEISEVLRSLNVEIEKMKRELYLQQLTGTYSVNEEAGADNQQVIEGLIGSLEEKLAEYKKEVKITETYYKTDKKTKAKLFLIYIGLVLALSLSYYYGNEILMNHPEIQKAMNR
- a CDS encoding SRPBCC family protein — encoded protein: MNNLTKFKIGKPAYEVFEAFVDPSKIGNFWFSSSSERWEEGKAITLRYDEYNAEVVIKVLEVVENKKIVFSWGEAEEAHIVRITLKESENRSTIIEVNEEGFNEAEDEFIHHLIDNKEGWVYMLSCLKAYLEFGVTKLRAGLVKE
- a CDS encoding DUF3231 family protein gives rise to the protein MVEHVTKLTSAELSMLWSTYIGDTMSICVMKHFLQTCEDQDVKPVIKLALSYSYDHVTQVSDLFTKEGIPVPNGFGEQDVNMQAKKLFSDVTYMRYLQHMGRTGLNSYSLAKSVSARKDVRALFKQFYSQTETLYDRNAELMQEKGVFIRAPYISYPDKIEYVTDRKFLGGLIGAPRPLLGVEIAHLGVNIEVANVAKTMLLGFSQIAQSKKMSDYFKEGYDLGKKMVEDFMIKLKEDDNSYPSTWDSTITNSTEAPFSDKLMLFHTNAQSAIGLGDFGLAIASSFRKDLILSYEGFILKVGAYAKKGANLLIDHGWFEKPPQSIDRESIRNQNK
- a CDS encoding glycosyltransferase, whose product is MFGHSLDEQLQTRIDSIFKSLESLEKLSQDVKNVNNKFKWSKSIRQESAKKYLDRESLSSDDIEVSIIIPSQNKYPLNLFTLYSLEYQTFDLSKMEVILIDDASKDETEEKLKDYHPPYHFKYIRSTERLGRARVRNVGIQSARGSVLIFLDAEMMTEPNFVENHYINHQTQNNLILSGALYLRAVYSCIFPTFSEQQMNKIADVTKQNQELYSRYKQCKFPLDHPYPLIDKRDIAQNGFKELSFNAYPWYQQIVRNFNEELEGFAFPWMALLTGNMSIRRELIIQAGLFDEEFYHYGYEDWELGYRLYLMGAQYKISNEIVTYHQEHPVEENKWKEAVGNFGLFTIKHHDVDVLILGLELARMTDLLTMSHILKEYKLLLQSNPTHFQSFSEKFICILETIVLLLEVDIRHFNLLGAAGFSSKAKSDLKNDMKQINKLKKYPNLTEFLDKVLNA
- a CDS encoding glycosyltransferase, which codes for MVSIITCTIREEFMDNVFNNYQQQTWKDKELIIILNKDSMDMDRWIHKAMDYPNVRVYQLHEKATLGDCLNYGVLLANDDIIAKFDDDDYYGPDYITNSMPAFRDKNVSIVGKSACFIYFKNKKALIHVNGNENTLTDSVAGATLMFRKEIFYFIRFEKVNRAEDYFFIDQSKQEGFTIYSTGRYDFAAIRHNSENHTWKVSDEDLMSWGNLIAETDDFQSLVSKRKNG